The Chloroflexota bacterium genome window below encodes:
- a CDS encoding ADP-ribosylglycohydrolase family protein, translating to MTTLMRYEGCMLGLAAGDAVGTTVELTPPGSFPPVTDLVGGGPFRLKPGEWTDDTSMALCLAESLVKCREFDARDQMDRYVQWWQEGYLSSNGTCFDIGNTVSQALQKYRRTGDPLAGSTDPYSAGNGSLMRLAPVPLFFASDPERAVAMSAESSRTTHGALTCLDACRYFGGLIVGALQGTSKEELLPEGYSPVAGMWARSPLCSEIDEIALGSFKRKKPPEIIGSGYVVKSLEAALWAFHRSSTFEEGCLLAVNLGNDADTTGAIYGQIAGAYYGVAGIPAAWRERIAHVDLITGLAGDLYEDRIT from the coding sequence ATCACAACGCTCATGCGATACGAGGGGTGCATGTTGGGACTGGCGGCTGGCGATGCCGTTGGCACGACCGTGGAGCTCACGCCGCCGGGCAGTTTCCCGCCGGTGACCGACCTGGTTGGCGGTGGGCCGTTCCGCTTGAAACCGGGGGAATGGACCGATGATACATCCATGGCCCTCTGCCTGGCGGAGAGCCTGGTCAAATGTCGAGAATTCGATGCGCGCGATCAAATGGACCGGTATGTGCAGTGGTGGCAGGAGGGCTACCTGAGCAGCAACGGCACCTGCTTTGATATCGGCAATACGGTCAGTCAAGCTTTGCAGAAGTACCGTCGGACCGGTGATCCCTTGGCTGGCTCGACCGATCCCTACTCGGCCGGCAACGGCAGTCTGATGCGCCTGGCGCCAGTGCCCCTCTTCTTTGCCTCGGACCCGGAAAGGGCGGTGGCCATGAGCGCGGAGAGTTCCCGTACCACTCATGGGGCCCTGACCTGCCTCGACGCCTGCCGCTACTTCGGGGGATTGATCGTGGGTGCGCTGCAAGGGACCTCCAAAGAGGAACTGCTGCCGGAAGGCTATTCACCTGTAGCAGGGATGTGGGCGCGGTCGCCGCTGTGTTCGGAGATCGACGAGATCGCCCTGGGTTCGTTCAAACGCAAAAAGCCACCCGAGATTATTGGCAGCGGATATGTGGTGAAATCGCTGGAGGCGGCCCTGTGGGCGTTTCACAGGTCGTCGACGTTTGAAGAAGGATGTTTGTTGGCGGTCAATCTGGGCAATGACGCGGACACGACCGGAGCCATCTACGGGCAGATCGCGGGGGCGTATTATGGTGTCGCGGGAATTCCCGCGGCCTGGCGCGAGCGGATTGCCCATGTTGATTTGATAACGGGATTGGCAGGGGATCTCTACGAAGACAGGATAACATGA
- a CDS encoding vWA domain-containing protein, which yields MKTRLAAASTLLIILVALLALTLSPSAGAVPTSIEVGFLVDGSGSIAPPDFVIMKNGIAAAIENPNCVPQDGSLNLTVIQFSRSARVELNPVQITAANAGAVADTIRNMSEMMDATNYEAALNLAVTTMPLTSDYSAINITMDGLPTVTLRGTAATWALISPLSPAS from the coding sequence ATGAAGACTCGACTCGCAGCTGCAAGTACCCTGCTAATCATCCTCGTCGCCCTGCTGGCACTGACCCTCAGTCCCAGCGCCGGGGCGGTGCCAACAAGTATTGAGGTGGGCTTCCTGGTCGATGGTTCGGGCAGCATAGCACCTCCCGATTTTGTCATCATGAAAAATGGTATCGCCGCCGCCATTGAAAACCCCAATTGCGTTCCCCAGGATGGCAGCCTGAACCTGACAGTTATTCAGTTCTCCCGATCGGCCCGAGTGGAGCTGAACCCGGTGCAAATCACAGCGGCCAACGCTGGCGCCGTGGCTGACACGATTCGTAACATGAGCGAGATGATGGATGCGACCAACTACGAGGCTGCCCTCAACCTGGCTGTCACAACTATGCCGCTGACCAGCGACTATTCGGCCATCAATATCACCATGGATGGACTTCCCACGGTCACCCTGCGGGGGACGGCAGCGACATGGGCACTGATATCGCCTCTGTCTCCGGCCAGCTAA